The Magallana gigas chromosome 6, xbMagGiga1.1, whole genome shotgun sequence genome includes the window ATCTTGCATTCATTGCCGTTAACTCTCTGCGATGTACCAGATCGACGATATGTTTTTGTTGGAAGCACGATTCTTCTTTCTCTTGCTTGGATTCTAACAGCAAATAGCGATAATAAACTGAAAAAATTCTTCAACATTCTCTGTTGACGATATGCGTTTCCGATATCAACATTCACCGCTTCTTCGCATTAAAATATGTCATTCaaacagtttaaaatcaattcacTTATGAGATTCCTTTATTCTAATATAAGCAAGTACCAttcttcatttgaaatatataattattcttaaaagtAGTCAAAgtaaaggtatatgtattagtAAGTTTCTGtaggttttaaatgttttaacaagtttttattatttgtttgagTTTTGATTGAAGAATTATATTTTGTAGCACATGCAAGATGAACAAGAAGCTGATGATGCAATCAAAAATCTTGATGGCTTTACTATCAAAGGAAACAGAATGCGTGTGGAAGTGAGTGTtcatattagtatttttttttaagtcattaAGTTTACTCCAAGAATGCAACTTCAACATACTTAAATCAGGTGTTTaagagaaatttttaaaatccttttgTAGCTTTCCACAGGGAAGTCAAGAGGTGGTGGAAAAGGAGGGTATGTAATGTTAgttttcccttttattattttgataaaagtcAAATGATCATTAACAAAATCCTATGATTTGCAGATGAGTATAAGCTTTTGGCAGACTTAACAACTGCATTTGATGATTTGCAGGGGGCGGATGAGAGGAGGGGGTGGTAGAGGTGGAGGTCGTGGCAGTGACCGGGGATACGGACCTCCCGCCCGCGACAGGTACGACCCTTACAGAAGACCGCCTCCATACGATGACTACTACAGATACCCTCCAAGGGATGACCGCAGAGGACCTCCCCCAGAGAGGTGATTATGACTCTCAATTCTGAAAATCATTTCATCTAGTTTCTTAATATATGTAATACTTTGAAGGGGAGTATGGCATTGGATTTGTTTTAAGTATCTTCTTGGGAGAGTTCAGATTGTTAAATTGTTGatgtattttaaatgttaaatagtGCAGGGGCCCCTACACCTCCTGGAAGGTGAGTTGAGAGGATGTTTCCATGTTACactgtttatttgttttacagTTGATTTATTTCATGTGTTGATTTTTTGCATGTCTCAAGAAAATATGGATTAAAACTGGATGTATTCACTATTGTAAAgcacaaaattaaaattatatttataatgtCACAAGCAGTGGCAGGATCTGAAAGTTATTCTCCTCCAAGAAATGAAAGAAGGTCAACAGCTGATTTTCTTCATCACAAAGAATAGAAATTATTCCGTCAAGAATTAGAGTGTGACTAATTAAAATCTTTTAGGTATGACCCTCCTCCAAGGGATCGTTACTATGGTTATGAGAGACGTCCTCCACCCCCAGAGTATGACAGATATGAGCGCCCTAGGACTGCCGCCTCTGACCCCTACTACCGGGAGCGGGCAGCCATTGGCTCTCGTCCTCCCCCAGACTACTACAGCAGAAGGTAAGTAAGTACAAAATAAATGCCCTCATTTTGGAACAAACAAGAATCCTGTCTTTAAAGGAGAACAGATTTGGTTGAGTTGCCACAGCAAGGGAAAGTTTAAAACCAAgtagtggtttttttttctgttttatgaaATGATACAACTTTTTGGTTATAAATGTTCCCTTGCTAAAGCAATGCAACTACACTTTTCTCTTCTTCAAAAGTTCAATgctccaaaatgttaatgttatTTCCTTCTGTGATGTGTCTAAGTGTGACAGTCACACaggtaaaaaagaaaagactaatagcatttttgaaataatgtaaGGCAGTATTCTTTTTGTTCCTTTCAAGGAAGTGTTTGATTATCAGAGGTGTCACAGACAATGGCTGTTACTTGTAAGTAGTTCTCCTATGTCTTGGCAACCTTTTAAAACACTTcctaatgttttgtttttgaaaattaatatttaggtTACTGGCGCAAAAGGACTTGCGAGTGAAAGATTGCAATAGGTGATACTGAGATTAACAAGGCCGACATAACCGATCGTTAAATGAGCATGGACAACCCGCAACGCATGATAAATGGACCAAATGCATGATTCAACCAAGTCCGTTTGCAAACTCGGATATCTTGCCGCATCCTCTGCCGATCCATTCCCAAATCCGACCTTATTGCCAAATATCTGCCGCCGATCTTAAATAAGCTGTTGTATGCCGACCGACTCCGAAACAAGCTGTACTGCGAATGATTCTGATTAAgcgtttttatttaattaataatgtgTTAACATTGCTAGTAACAGGTGATCAGAGACCGTCTGGAATGGGTTTATGACCTGTTTAAGGAGATCCAATCATCGGAATGCATCTGCCAGGGACAGCAACACATAACATCATTTTCTGCGGATCACCTTGCCTGTTCAGTGCATCTGTACTGAAGGGTTCTGTTGTTGAAAtgcaattcaaaattaagatttacATTTTGgtgttgttttaataatttcacTGAAAAAGTCATTTGGTTAAGATgtgttaaaatatttgaaaaatgtgttAGAATAAACTTTTTGGGCATTGGTTTATGTTGTAAATGCTTTATAATTTCCTCTCTGATAGTGTACTGCTCTTTATTTCTTTCATCTAACTGATGTATTTTCTCTGGCTGCAGTTATCCAGACCCAAGAGGAGAAGGACCTCCACCACCCCCTAGATCTTATGATGATGACTACTCTGCAAATGGTTACTACGATTCCTACAAGGAACCTCCCCCTCCAGCCCCGCCCCAGGAATCTCTGGGATCAGGATCATATTACGACAGATTCTACAAAAAACCGCCACCCTCCCAGCAACCTTCGcgaccacccccacccccaggaACCAATCAGGCGGAACCTTTATATTTctgaatctgaaaaaaaatacacatcaCCACCTACCAAAATGCATTGttgattatttctttatttttgtaaaatttgtcaAGAAATCATGTTGCCATTTGTTCAGTTGACTTTCATCATAAGTAGTCTAGGGATATCATGGACAAGAAACTCGGATTTTTCTTGGAAATGTCTTATAAGTTTTTATGTTGTGAAAAAGTTTGTATTTTCATTTGTGTCATATTCATCTTTATAGTTTTAATCtccttttctttttcatttgccAAATATTTTATAGGTATTTCATGTAATCTTCATTATACTGTAGATTATTTCATGCGAAGCATAATGACTCATACATGTTTGGTGTGAAAGAACAGTGCTGCAAAGTAGATCAAATATAAATTCGAGCACTCAGAACAAAAGGATCATGACATATCATAAATACTAAGCTGGcttttttttgtagaattttAATGACCATCAACATCTCATCCTTGTTATAATTCTCAACATTAATGATGGAGTATTCAAACTTGTGTTacccttttattttttacaagaagaAAGTTAATAAACTATGCTGTATTGTAAGACTTTCTTGAGTTTCATGACTGTGGATTTGAATATAACTGCTTGAGAGTATTCTTTGTTAACAATGGTGAAACAGATGAAGGAAGTAGACATGGAGGTGAACAAATAAAACTTCAGATCTTACTGGTATATTTCATTAATGTACCAGTATGATGTAAGGTTGGTTCTTTACTTTAATATGAGGCATGGACGACTAAGTAGTCAGTAGCTGTAAATTAACTTGGTATCTAAAATTTGATGAGGACAAGTTGGAGAATTGTTCACATAACAGAAGTGCACAGCCTGGCGGAAATGCCTTTTTATTGCCTGATGAGCAATGCTCTTAaagttaaggtggtatgggaatCCACCATATTTTGACTGCTTtccatcaaaataaacaataaaatcaactattatttcataattgatATTCTTTCTTTTCCATAATTGTTACCTTAACAGCCTAGTGCAATAGATTAGAGTATTTACTTGATTCACGAGTTCAATAATACACATGTAGTTATAATTTTTgccttttaaaaattctaaacatgcgaaagtattttgatatactatatacatgtactttaatccacttTAATACGTATCAttaagtgtcccataccactttAAATATTTCGGTTGGAATTTATTCACTCTACCCTGAATATATGTAGTGAGATAATTGTATTCCATTTATCTATCGATTCAGTTATTCGCGTTCAGTAGACTAGAATTTCataattctattatttatgaagaaaatgtttttgtaataaaCATCCGTAAAGGGTCCCCGAAAAAAACGTACTACAATATTTAGTCCTTTAACAGTGACTcgattttatttactattaaaagTAACTAGTCTGACAAAGAGTGGGACTTCTAAAAAATGTCACTTGACCCCTTCCCCCTCCCTGTGTTCTACGGGGCTGCAATAGGCATTCAcggtgtgaaaaaaaaaatcgtccaTGAAATTTGTTAGGACCGGACTCTCTATACCAAACTTTACGACATTTTTCCTGTTTGATGCTGAATTCATAATATTGAAGAATGTTTCGGTGATTTTAAAACGGGTCTTGCCCTAAGAAGTGTCTAAGGTGTATTAATGGCGGTACCTACTGTATGAATTAATTTAGAAACTCCGAAAATTGTAGAGCTCCTGGTTAGCATGGTTATAATGCACATTTTATCAAGGATTTTTTCACCCCGGTTTCTCCTTTTTTACGACAATCTCAACTTAATTTTGACCGAGTTAGAAGAGGTGCGAAAAAAAGGGGATGGGTGGTTGAAAATAAATAGCATTGGAGAAACagtattaatcaaagtactgaagtactgaaagccgggctcttttggtgtgtctttatgcatattgtgtggtaaagactgaaaattaatatctctctctctctctctctctctctctctctctctctctctctctctctctctctctctcataattatgcttttaatgtcggcaaagcgtcagagagcgaccaaattttgtaagcagctacaaacaaaaaaatatctgtctactaaaaaaaaagttcaacagttactgccttgaattttgcaacaagcgttatatattcaatccccatttcttcaacgcgcagcaaagtagttcataaaAATTTATGCGCATTGTATGTATCAAAactgcatagtcttgtttttaaaacaagttattaacaagaaaactaaaaaagatagacaattctctcgaaattagaataaaagaaacaaaatgccaacacttttgacaaaacgtggctctttgtgtaactatttggtatagcggaagcttttactttgacgctgttaggttttttgtttacttgtgctatttatagtaacattggcgatttgcctgcctacagccaggactctgctttcagcagagcccggctaaaaattccatttttaaaatcgagtgaataagctctaagaaaaattatttataaaaaattaagtacAATTTCCATATGGATTCAAAACATTTTGCAAAAGTAAGAAGAAGGTAGGCGCTTAttaagatgtagattcggcaggaatTTGGGCGCACAAGAAGAGTAAAAAAAGTCCATCGATAAATTTTGCGCATATTTTGAATCGTAGTTACATGGTTTCTTTGGGACGTATAATTGGTAGAAtaatgttcaaaattcaaatataaaaaaataggACTTACAGAGGCACTGTCTGGTGTCCAATCATATAATGTACTTATTtgcagaataaaatatttgtctaaAAAGTACTTTACTTAGGCTATACTATCGACTACATGAAGGTTGCCGTACTTCGTTGACTGAATATGAAATGACACACTGTAACGTTACAATTACTGATTTAAATCTCTTTGTTGTGATAAATGTGTTATTGTGATTTCTATTCATAAAAAAGTATGTTCAGAAAATTATTTTCGTAGTATACAAATACATATTAACACTTTTTTACAGTGTTaaattattatctttttaatcaaaatcgGGGACAACGGATTCCGTCTCTCGTTCACGGGATAGGTTCAAGATTTATTTCTGGCGGGAACCTTGTCCGGAAGTGTGGAAACCCCACGTTCGGTCTAATAACACATTCAAGATGGCGGACACTGAGTCTCACCAGCAATGTTTATCGAGTGTGTAAACAGGGGAAAAGATCTTTTACAATATCTGAGGTATGCTATCTCGTTTGCCATTGACTGATTCTTTTGTTAAATCTagaaatctgtaaaattcatatTCACTTTATGTGAATGATTGAACCATTGTCTTTTGTATCTTATGGCgttcaaaaattttataattgcaTGGCTTGTTGTTTATGTTCAGACGCACATTTGCCAAGTAAGATGATTATGTACCTAAAAAAATCCATTGTTCTTTAGAGATTCCTGATTAGAAGGAAAATGGCAGCTAGCGATAATAGACGGCGAGTTAAATTGTATCTGTTGGATGAGAAGAAAATCTGGGACGACCGAGGCACCGGGCATGTGTCGTCCGCGTACGTTGAGAAGTTGAAAGGAATGTCTTTGCTCGTCAGATCTGAAACAGATGGTTAGTATCCAATCGTATCttccaaaattttctatatatttttttggatcACACAATTTTCGTTGTTTTCTATGAACAATAACCCATTCTTACCAGATCTCATCTTGTTTACTTCTTGTAAGATATATACACATGTTATCAATGGAAAATCCTGATTATGTATCGCTATTTGTTCTAAATGGGGttttaatttagttaattttgaAGTGTATTAAACCAAACATTCCAATCAATTAGATTTGCTCTCAAAGAGATTGTGTTCATCTCAACTTCTTCTGAACtctatacatttatattatatagaGCAATCCACATTTTTGTACTTTATAAACCTTGGCGAAGAAGAATTCCCAAAAGTAAAGCACGataaatttcaaattgatttgTCTGTTAAAATGTAGAGTTTAAAGAAGCTCATTAATACATAAAGTGTAAGActttatgattaaaatttgCTACGGTAACATGTACAATAAGTGATGAGTTAAATTTTAGGAATGGGGACAAATGGCCCTAAGACAAGTCGCCCTCAGGACAACTTAAGGCGAGTTGTCTTTGATACGAGATATCATTTGATTGAGTTGTCCATTAAAATTCAGATggtgaaatttttcattattggattttgaaaacaaatgatACGCTAACCCAGGGACAAACACCATTTTACTCCTTCATGAATTAACTTGGAAAGCCATACTTAAATATAGCTTGCTCAGTTCGTCATGAATACGGTTTGTGATGAGACTTTTGTTTAGATAAAACACTTAAgacaaatattgaataaacattAACAATAATCTCATTACATTAAGTCAGTTAAAATCTATACCATACTGGGATTTATGATATATGAATTTCCCATGTCTATTCAGTATTGTGTATTTTCTATCCTAAATTTAACAAAAGTTAAATTTTGCCACAAAATtcacatgttttaaaaagtatttactCCATTTTAATGAGTTAGTATATGAAATGCTCTTTTATTAAGAGTTTCATCTAAA containing:
- the LOC105321495 gene encoding probable splicing factor, arginine/serine-rich 6 isoform X1; this translates as MPTKIFIGNLGSNCRSEDLRELFEKYGKVTECDVLKNFGFVHMQDEQEADDAIKNLDGFTIKGNRMRVELSTGKSRGGGKGGYVMGRMRGGGGRGGGRGSDRGYGPPARDRYDPYRRPPPYDDYYRYPPRDDRRGPPPESAGAPTPPGRYDPPPRDRYYGYERRPPPPEYDRYERPRTAASDPYYRERAAIGSRPPPDYYSRSYPDPRGEGPPPPPRSYDDDYSANGYYDSYKEPPPPAPPQESLGSGSYYDRFYKKPPPSQQPSRPPPPPGTNQAEPLYF
- the LOC105321495 gene encoding probable splicing factor, arginine/serine-rich 6 isoform X3, with the protein product MPTKIFIGNLGSNCRSEDLRELFEKYGKVTECDVLKNFGFVHMQDEQEADDAIKNLDGFTIKGNRMRVELSTGKSRGGGKGGYVMGRMRGGGGRGGGRGSDRGYGPPARDRYDPYRRPPPYDDYYRYPPRDDRRGPPPERYDPPPRDRYYGYERRPPPPEYDRYERPRTAASDPYYRERAAIGSRPPPDYYSRSYPDPRGEGPPPPPRSYDDDYSANGYYDSYKEPPPPAPPQESLGSGSYYDRFYKKPPPSQQPSRPPPPPGTNQAEPLYF
- the LOC105321495 gene encoding probable splicing factor, arginine/serine-rich 6 isoform X2 — protein: MPTKIFIGNLGSNCRSEDLRELFEKYGKVTECDVLKNFGFVHMQDEQEADDAIKNLDGFTIKGNRMRVELSTGKSRGGGKGGGRMRGGGGRGGGRGSDRGYGPPARDRYDPYRRPPPYDDYYRYPPRDDRRGPPPESAGAPTPPGRYDPPPRDRYYGYERRPPPPEYDRYERPRTAASDPYYRERAAIGSRPPPDYYSRSYPDPRGEGPPPPPRSYDDDYSANGYYDSYKEPPPPAPPQESLGSGSYYDRFYKKPPPSQQPSRPPPPPGTNQAEPLYF
- the LOC105321495 gene encoding probable splicing factor, arginine/serine-rich 6 isoform X4, which codes for MPTKIFIGNLGSNCRSEDLRELFEKYGKVTECDVLKNFGFVHMQDEQEADDAIKNLDGFTIKGNRMRVELSTGKSRGGGKGGGRMRGGGGRGGGRGSDRGYGPPARDRYDPYRRPPPYDDYYRYPPRDDRRGPPPERYDPPPRDRYYGYERRPPPPEYDRYERPRTAASDPYYRERAAIGSRPPPDYYSRSYPDPRGEGPPPPPRSYDDDYSANGYYDSYKEPPPPAPPQESLGSGSYYDRFYKKPPPSQQPSRPPPPPGTNQAEPLYF
- the LOC105321495 gene encoding uncharacterized protein isoform X6 — its product is MQDEQEADDAIKNLDGFTIKGNRMRVELSTGKSRGGGKGGGRMRGGGGRGGGRGSDRGYGPPARDRYDPYRRPPPYDDYYRYPPRDDRRGPPPESAGAPTPPGRYDPPPRDRYYGYERRPPPPEYDRYERPRTAASDPYYRERAAIGSRPPPDYYSRSYPDPRGEGPPPPPRSYDDDYSANGYYDSYKEPPPPAPPQESLGSGSYYDRFYKKPPPSQQPSRPPPPPGTNQAEPLYF
- the LOC105321495 gene encoding uncharacterized protein isoform X5: MQDEQEADDAIKNLDGFTIKGNRMRVELSTGKSRGGGKGGYVMGRMRGGGGRGGGRGSDRGYGPPARDRYDPYRRPPPYDDYYRYPPRDDRRGPPPESAGAPTPPGRYDPPPRDRYYGYERRPPPPEYDRYERPRTAASDPYYRERAAIGSRPPPDYYSRSYPDPRGEGPPPPPRSYDDDYSANGYYDSYKEPPPPAPPQESLGSGSYYDRFYKKPPPSQQPSRPPPPPGTNQAEPLYF